The window GCTTCTCTTTCATCTCAGATGGTGATTCCTTGACAAGAGATTGCACCCATGATAGGTCAGGCTCCTCTCCATTGTTGAGCTGCTCAAAAGAAGATGATCGGCGCATGCGTCCAACTCCACTTCCATTCACAGACCAGTCAACCTTTCCAGTGGGAGAGCCCCAATTCGACCAAGAATTACCTACTGGAGATCCAACAATGGAGGCATTATTGGAACCAAGATCACGGGAGCTGAGGCTGCgcagctgttgctgctgcttctCACGCTGCGCAAATGCTGAAAGGCGAGCGCTCATAGGTGAGATGGGCTCCATGCTTCTTGGGGACATCCTTCCAGGTGATGAAACACCAAAAGAAGCCTGCAAAAGAGGATGCTCCATGTTTTTCGGAGAAAAGACATTAGTGTTAATTGGGGAAAGCATGCTCTGCTGTTGTTGGAACTGATTAAAGAAAGCCGACTTATGTGATGGGGAGAAAACACCAGAAGCCGCTGCCTGATCAGAATACCGCGGAGAAGAGGTAATCTCGGCAGAAAATAGCTCTtcaagatttgaaggagttagTGTATTGGACCGACCAGATCGGTTCAAAGAGTTAGGATGTGGCTGTGAATAACAAGCCATGTCATTCAGAACTAGTTGCTGTGCATCAAAATCATGCAACATGTTGAAATCCTCAGGCGGAATGTCACGTGCACTAAGGGAAGACCTCAGGCGGCTGGACTGTAGATTGCTTCCAGGTAGATGAAGAGCGGGGACATTTGGCTGAGGCCATGGTGCAGACGGATGAGACATTCCATTGGCAGTAGGGGACATGGGTTGGTTGAAAGCAGGAGGAGACATCACAGAGTGTGCTGAGGGCGAGCCAGGAAAAAGGTTCAGTGCTGCAGCCATGTCCATCACAGTAGCTGCAGAAGCAGCTGACCGAGGAGATGGAACTGCAGATCCAGTAGAAACATACAAGGGCCTAAGCTCCTCAGAAGTATGGGCAAAAAAGCAGACGCGCCTTGCACAACTTGTACCATCCTTGCACAGGCGCGTTCGGTACTGAGCAGGGTGCAGCCAGCACTCAAACACCCCATGAGCATATTCACACATATCACCCCGCCGGCATGCACCCTTGCGAAATTCAGGACAAGGCACACAGCTATAATGGTACTTCCTTGGATCTCTTCTGCGAGCGTTCTCCCCTGGGTGGACAAATGGGCACTCTGTCCAGTCATGAGAATAGGCCCTAGAACAAGGCCGGACTTTGAAAGAGAACATGCGGAACTCATCTGTCGAATAGATACTGTTCTTGATATCAGGGAGAGACGGATCTATTGGATATTCTTTTTTCTCTGGTGCAGAATTAGCAGGGATATCACTGAACTTTGATGTCATAGGGGAACACAAGGAATCGGATGGTGAAAATGGAGATCCATTCTCTGGTGATGAGGATAGAACGGGAGAGGATCCATTTGAAGTAGTGACAGATACTCTCAATTTGCACTCACCAACTGAACCATCAGATGAATTTTTCAGAAGCAGTTCTTCAAGAGAAGCTCTAGCACCATGAagctttggaggaacaacaatcaCATCCACTGGCCGCTGACCATTAGAATCCTCAATATTAGGATCGGCACCAGCTGATAGCAGAAACTTAACTACATCAACAGCATTGACAGAACCACCAGATGTTGCACAGTGAAGAGCTGTGCACTTGTTAGGACCACAAGCACGATTAACATCAACCACTGGATTAGAGATAATCAATTTCAAAACATCTAAGCTTCCATATGTGGCTGCTACCATTAAAGGAGTTCTTTCCTCATTAACAATCTGCTTTGCGCCTTTCTTGCGAACCAACCATAGGCCCACCTCATCAATAGCAGAAGCATCGCGCTCAACAGATcttttaaaaccttcaagatcaTTATTTGCAGCAAGTTCAAGCAAACTAGAAAAAGAATCTTCAGTCTCAACCGTGAGTTTAGCAATACCCTTCATACTAGATTTAGAATCAGTAATGGATTGGTTGGTAGATGAACTAGAATTGGGTCTTTCTGGGCCAGTGCACATGCTTCAGCCaactgcaagtcaaaacacacAGAATTAGAAAGAAGATTTCAATAACAAATTAAGTAAAATCTTCAAGCATCATATTTCTAGAATCAGATGGAGTTCATAAACAATTTTGAACAAAATTGAATACCATTAAAAATCTAATTCAAGAATACACCAGACTGACAGCATCAAATAACTTGAATCTTCCTAAAACACCAAAGAAAATCTATGGAACTGAACCCCAAATTTAAGAGTTTGGAGACTAAAGGCAAAAAGATAATGGAAAAAGATAACAGGAAAATAGCCATAGTAGGTACAACAAAAAGAACCTAACCCTCTCAGAAGCTAATGAATACAGAGACATGACAATGCAGCAGCTCCTAAAATAGACAAAATATGCTCTTCTTTCGCTAAAAATgggataaagaagaaaaaaaaagccgAATAATTTACTAACTTCAACGTATCCTGAAGTAGATAGACTTATTTCAGCAAAAACGAAAATAATACCAAGAGTGTGATTTcttatctttttgttttcttgacgCAGTTCATCAGCTACACCAAAGCAAACCCTTTATACACAAATCAATAGAGAAAAAATATAA is drawn from Nicotiana tabacum cultivar K326 chromosome 22, ASM71507v2, whole genome shotgun sequence and contains these coding sequences:
- the LOC107763761 gene encoding zinc finger CCCH domain-containing protein 30, whose product is MCTGPERPNSSSSTNQSITDSKSSMKGIAKLTVETEDSFSSLLELAANNDLEGFKRSVERDASAIDEVGLWLVRKKGAKQIVNEERTPLMVAATYGSLDVLKLIISNPVVDVNRACGPNKCTALHCATSGGSVNAVDVVKFLLSAGADPNIEDSNGQRPVDVIVVPPKLHGARASLEELLLKNSSDGSVGECKLRVSVTTSNGSSPVLSSSPENGSPFSPSDSLCSPMTSKFSDIPANSAPEKKEYPIDPSLPDIKNSIYSTDEFRMFSFKVRPCSRAYSHDWTECPFVHPGENARRRDPRKYHYSCVPCPEFRKGACRRGDMCEYAHGVFECWLHPAQYRTRLCKDGTSCARRVCFFAHTSEELRPLYVSTGSAVPSPRSAASAATVMDMAAALNLFPGSPSAHSVMSPPAFNQPMSPTANGMSHPSAPWPQPNVPALHLPGSNLQSSRLRSSLSARDIPPEDFNMLHDFDAQQLVLNDMACYSQPHPNSLNRSGRSNTLTPSNLEELFSAEITSSPRYSDQAAASGVFSPSHKSAFFNQFQQQQSMLSPINTNVFSPKNMEHPLLQASFGVSSPGRMSPRSMEPISPMSARLSAFAQREKQQQQLRSLSSRDLGSNNASIVGSPVGNSWSNWGSPTGKVDWSVNGSGVGRMRRSSSFEQLNNGEEPDLSWVQSLVKESPSEMKEKQAAPISGTVPSGESLSKVDSVDHSVLGAWLEQMQLDQLVA